One Triticum dicoccoides isolate Atlit2015 ecotype Zavitan chromosome 3B, WEW_v2.0, whole genome shotgun sequence genomic window, AGTCGAGGGAGTTCATTATGACAAAACTTTTTCTCGAGTAGCAATACTAAAATCTGTGCAGATTATGATGTATATAGTTGTATATTTCGATTGCGAGAtatggcaaatagatgtcaaaactgctttcTTAAATGGAAATTTAAAAGAGGATgtatatatgatacaaccagaaggttttctcgatTCGAAGGATGCCGAAAAGTGTGCAAGCTTCAAAGGTCAATGTATGCTTTGAAGCAAGCCTCCAGGAGGTGGAATCGACGTTTTGATGAAGTGGTAAAAGAGTTTGGCTTCATTAAAAATGATGAAGAAGCTTGTGTATACAAGAAGTTTAGTGAGAGCTTTGTAGCATTTAGGATATTATATGTACATGACATATTATTTAATTGGGAATGATACAAAGTATCTTGGCACAATAAAAGACTATTTGAAGAGTGCATTTTCAATGAAAGACTTAAGCGAAGCTTCATACGTATTGGGCattaagatatatagagatagatcaagatgtctTATAGCACTAAGCcaaagcacatacattgacaaGGTTTTAAAGAGGTTTAAAATGGATAATGCAAAGAAAGGATTCTCCTAATGTCACATGGCATAACACTTGGCAGAAATCAATGTCCCAAGACAGTTTATGAGCGAGTGCAAACGAGTGGAGTACCATATGCCTCTGCTATTGGTTCCACCATGTATGTTATGATATGTACAAGATCAGATGTTTCTTATGCACTAAGTGTTACTAGCAGATaccagagtgatccaggagtggctcACTGGATGGCAgttaagaatattcttaagtacctCAGAAGAACAAAGGACATGCTCCTTGTTTATGGATGAGATGAAGAACTCGTTATAAATGGTTACACTGATGCTAGCTTCATGACAGATGTAGATGATTACAAATCTCAATCAGGTTATGCTTTCACACTTAATGGTGGTGCGgttgtttggaagagtttcaaacaAAACATTGTTGCGGATTCTACGACAGAAGCAGAGTATATTGCGGCTTTGGAAGCTTCAAAGGAGGCGTTCTGGATCAAGAAGTTTCTTGAAGAAATTGGTGGTGTCCTAAGTGTGATGAATCGGATGGCTCTCTATCATGACAATAATGGAGCTGTTGCTCAAGCAAAGGAACCAAGATCACACATGAAGACCAGACACGTTGAACGCAAGTATCACATCGTCTGACAATACGTTGAGAAGGGCTATGAGAAGATTTTCAAGATTCTCATGGATTTGAATGTGTCAGACCTAATGAAAAAGGCTCTACCATGAGCAAAGCATGAGAAACACCGGTAAGCCATAGGTGTTAAAGAGACTAtgtaaactagattactgactctagtgtaagtgggagaccggtgcaaatattccctagaggcaatagtatttgtattattatatttccattttcataattaaagagtttatattctatgctataactactatgatcctggaatatgcgatttagtggaaaactcatatgcacgtgtggaatgataaacggtaaaaaaggttcctagtcttgccttTTGGACTAGCTCAGGTGTTGTTgatgatcatgttttccggatcttaggatatcgttaagtgtaacggtagggctaaaacaacattgagattaagatgttggaagaacgatcatattgaatcgacccaaacttgtttgttgtgAATTGGATTAATATCGTCTGTATTCAACTGAATAACACAGAGTGTTAATGTGTGATcttgctccttagaccatgagagtatcatggTCACTTCTTACCTGTGGTGGGCTTTGTGGTTGCTCAAACATCGCCTGTAACATGGTGATCATACTGATAACTTGCATattcatcggaaagtttgacaagtggccggatagctcgagagtgggatttgatcctccgacgatggagacatATTCTTAGGACCTCTCGATGTGACAGCATCGATCATCGTCTGGCCAAACACAGGTGACTTTGCCACATGGATGCCGgaacacaataacgagaaagaagaacaaaaccggtaatgagCATTTcaatatagtgagcatggtgatgactcaagaggataccgatgcatcccggGTTTTGTGAAGTATTGCGAAGCAAagagaacatcacatgataaccaaaggttctctTGAATATCATTTGTGTGCTCATCGGGATCGACATGGACGTCCATGGTTCCGTTGTCGGTCATTGAAAGGACAGTTTTGTTCAATGTCTATGGGTTACCGAatctacggggtcacaagcttagggaaatcatgatctgctgagtgttagtaggacatgAGTGATGTGAATATATTTGTGGTATTTCTTCATTCATATTCAGAATAGTTCCGAGTGGATACGACagtgtttcggggtcaccggaaatGTTTCGATGAATATCAGGTGATACCGGTTATTTCCGATAaataatatatatgtggaaaatgtTTTaggggatgttaaattatatataaaatgGTCTGAAACTATTTAGAACATTTATATATTTAGTTTAATATCAACGGGACTAAAAAGGCGAAGAGGTGGAAGACAACTTGGGCCAAAAAGGCCCAAGTGGAAAAATGCCTCGGAGGCCGAATTGGGAAAGGGGAGGAGTCAGACTCCTCCCCCCTGGCTGGCGCACCAAGGGGGAAACTTTCCACCTTCATGgaagccctccctctcccctctatCCTATATATACATGAGGATTTGTGCTCTTTTAGATATACAAGTTTTGGAGGCtactctagttctagttggtcctagttgaataattatgctagGCTAATCCTtttgtcctcataattagaagacctgagcggttctaatctcctccctctaattctccggcgatGATTAGCTCGGGATGGCAAAGTGCAGCCAGACCGTGAAAGCTACCATGCTTCCAACCAAGTAGAGAGGCTGTGCTTTCGGTCTTCGGTTCGAGGGACTGTTTGTGGGTGGTACGAGGGATCGTTCATCGACGGTTCAAGGGACTCGGAGTACGATCTAAACTGACACattcttcttccgctgcaactcaGTGACGGTAACTATCGTGATCCCAATccattatgcatcttcatattgatcttgggtgatcgtacGTGTGAATTTTTTTTTTGCAGTACAGGCTCCACCACTTTCACATTGATGACCAGTAGAATATACATCTTATTTGAAATGAAGTGTGTCATTATTATAGGGGAACGTGCTACACAAAAAAACTATGTACATGTTTGCATAGAAAACACTATGAAGATGCGGGTAATGGTCACGCTCACTAACTAGAACATTGTGGAATCATAGTAGATTATTGATGAAACTTGATGATTCTCGCAGATAGGCTAAACCTCCTAGCCGCGATAATTTCTCCACATGATCGCCGATCAGCGCGTACCAATCTAGAGGTTCAACAACACTTATTGGATCAACATAAACAATTACCGGAAGAACTAGAGGGAGGAGAGGCTAACTAGCGGTGTCCCCATCTACATCAATTAGACGAGAGGAAGGAAGTAGGGCACGGGGCAGCGGTGGTGGGGGGAGGGGAACTTCCGAAGGGTTTGATGTGTTCTAAGgggtctttcacacacacacacacacacacacacacacacacacacacacacacacacgcacgcacgcacgcacgcacgcacgcacgcacgcacacattcGTTTGGTGGTTTTACCACATCTTCTAGGAGCCTAGCAGGCCACACATTTGCATTTTCTGGAATAAAAATGGCAATAACCTCCATCTTTGTGACTGGGTCTTTGTTCCCCGGTGTATGGAAGTCATATTCTTTCCACGCATAAGGCCTAAACATAAATTTAAGGGCACATATAGTTCATTTCAGCCCATTTCTTGCAACTAATTCATGTACCTGCTATTAAAATTTAAATAATATCTATTAAATGCCTAAATGCACTTAATGGCTTAAATATAACTAATGCACCCTAAAACATGCCAAATTTCAGTATGGAATTTGTAACGGTGTATACTGAGTATAGAAAAAGTTTAAGGCCAACTAATGAATCAAGGGCCACTTTGCATGCAAACCTAGTTGATTCCCTCTCGAAACTTAGTTTCTTCCTCGGAGATGGTCCGATTGTAAGAAGTATGTATGAAAACTTTTGCCAAGCATTCTCAAAGTTTTACCACATCTTCTAGGGGCCATATCATGACACAATGCCAAGTCTCGTGATTTCTTGGCCTAGTTTGCATTTTCTATATTTAAAATGGCAACAACCTCCATGTCGGTGGCTGTTTCTTGTCCCCCTGGTATATGGAGGTCCTATATCCTTTACTTGCCCAAGGAATAAACATAAACTCAAGGACACAAGTAGGATTTTTCAACCTATCTCTGGTGACTATTTAATTTAactatagtttgaatttgaattatatcaaTTAAATACCTAGAAATGCATTTAATGGCTTAAATATAGTGAATTGGCCATGAAAATTGCCAAATTTTAACATGAAACATGTAATCGTGTGTTGAGAGTGGAAAAAGTTTGAAAGCCAACAACCTCTAGATGTCATATCATGAAACAATGTTAAGTTTCATGATTTCTGGCTTTGTTTGAATATTTTAGAATTAAATAAGCACTAAACTCCATGTTCGTGCCTGAGTCTCGGCCTCTGGTGGTTGGGACTCCTCTTCTTTCCTTGCATGTTGAAAAGAGAAGAAGCAAAAGAAAGATAAAAGTAAATAGAAGAACaaagcaaagaaaagaaaataaaacaaacaatATAGTTAGTACCTTTTCCCATAGTTTTTCTCTGCCTAGTGTTAGGCTGTTTATCGAGTTTGACTTAGCATGGGTGCTCGTATTTTCTGAATTTAATCTATGATTTTCGATGCTATTCTATTAAATATGGTGGCTTCATGAGTCTTATGGTCTTTTGGCTCCATCTCTCGAAAGTTTCTCATAGCAGTATATTATATGTGCTTTCATGGACTGTGCGTATGTGTAATGATGATCATATGCATTTTGTACTATGTATCTAAAATACACAAAGAAAAATATACCAAAATATGGAAAGAAAAATCCAAATGATAAGTGACACACGAAGTAACACCGCCTTGACATTTTTATAGTTAAAATTGCCATAAAAAAACACACAAAACAGATTGAAATTTGCCATCCAAACAAAATGTTGTCATGCTTTACAACTAAAATTGGCATCCTTACATAACTAAACTTACCATTAAGAAATGTCAGGGCGAAATTGTTTCGTGCCACACAAGTAGCACTTATCGAGTTCAAGAAAAGACAAAGCTGGCAGCGCCTCCTCACGTCCACCACTCCCCATATCTATCTATCTTTTCTACTGTTACTTAAAGAAAAAAATCTATCTATTCTACTGTCCTCATCAACCTTTTCCCATGCAATTTTTTTGGTTAAGTCTTAGTGGACTGCTATCTAGTAACACCCAAGAAAAATAGACATACTAGAAAATGGAAGGAAAAAACAAAAGTTGGCAGCTCCTCCTCCTCACGGCCACCACTCCCCATATCTATTCTCCTGTCGTCGTCAACCTTTCCCCCTCCGAGTTAGCTTGTTCATCGGTAATCCACCCACATCAAGATCTCCCCAAATTCCACACCAAACCCTATCTATCTACCAGTCCATCCCGTACATCTTCTTCCatcgaggtcgagccttccacccattcATGGCGTCCACCACCAGTGGCAGCCTCCCATCCTCTCCCTCACTCCCGGGCACCGGCTCCGAACAAGAATTCTTCTCCGTCGACCCCCACGGCCTGTTCCTCCCTTCATCCCCCTCCCCCGCCAGCCTGTTCGACCACGACTCCTCCTTCCAAGGCTTCTTCCCCACATCCTCCCCCACGCGAGCAACAGCGACTCCACCTCACCCTACGGCCCCGTCAAAGCAGACCAAGAAGCGCCCCagagcctcccgccgcccacccaccaccgtgCTCACCACCGACACCTCCAACTTCCGCGCCATGGTACAGGAGTTCACCGGCTTCCCGGCGCCACCATTTGCCGCCGGACCGTCCCCGTTCGTCCGCCCGCGGCTCCTCGGTGGCGCCTCCGCCTACGGGCCCCCCTTCCTGGTACGCCCGTGCCCTCTCAAATACCCGCAGCAAAACCCTGCACTGCTGTCCTCCATCGGCACCGGCACCACCACCGGCGGCGGAGCCAACTCTCTCATGCACGCGCTCGCGCTGTTGGCGAGGAGCAACGCGATGCCAAGTACCCCCGCTGATGTTACGGCGAGAGGATCAGGTGCTGCTGATCAGTACGGCGGCCACCACGGCCACGGCATGGGAGATTTCAACTACAACCCGTTTGACGACTTCGAGACTGAGACTGCGGCAGCGGCAGCGGAAGGCGACAAGGCGGCGAACGGCGACCATGCTGGGTTCTTCTCTTCCTTAGGCGGCGCCGGAGATAAGTACGACCGGCACTAGCTAGTACTtacgtatctctctctctctctctctctctctctctctctctctctctctctctctctctctctctctctctctctctgatgagCGTGCTGAGCGGTCTTTGTGTAAtgtggatggaaattgagatggAGGAACAACTTTTGATACTCTATTGGCATTTGGCAGGTTGCTTAATTGTTAGTTCCTTTGACACAAAATGTGAGTTTATAAGTTGATTGATGGTGATTTTTGGTGCAAATTAATAATTAATTGAAGTAATACATGCATTGCTTCTTGCATGATTTACAATTCTTACAATATCTATTATGTATATATTGTAAGGTGGTTTGTTCGGTTTCCATCGCTAGCCAAGGAATTGTCCTTGTCAAGATGAGATGAAATGATCCAACACCTCTCCTTAGTCATGGAGAAGTGTTGAAATGATCCAACACTTTACTTTTCTGCTTAATTTGGATATATTCCATACCATGGGGAAAAAATTGCTAGACTTAGAGCATCTACGGATGAATAGGCTGACACTAACTTATGGAGCAAATCTACTGTTAATAAAAAGTTCATGTATTTCGTAGCTTTTCTTTGTAAATGATATTTGTTGTGAATCAAAATGGATGCATTTTTTAGGGAAACAACCGGGCTCTGCTGCGTATTTTTATTAACAAAATGGATGCATGACCGATGTTAATTATTACGTTGTGTCCCATTTCCTTTTGTTGAATTATTACCTTGATGTTGTTTCTTGTTGACTTCAGCAATGAAGCCTTCCTTTTTTTCAGGGGGAAAGGCGGTCTTCTCTTTGTAATAATCGGACAAATGTAAAGTAATATGCATGGTATATAAGTTTGAGTGATCTTATTCTTCGTTATCCCGTATCAGCATGATGATTTtgttccacacacacacacaccaaaatgaCGGATTTATGAAGAACCAACTAGTGAAAATCGAACTATACAA contains:
- the LOC119280582 gene encoding uncharacterized protein LOC119280582, yielding MASTTSGSLPSSPSLPGTGSEQEFFSVDPHGLFLPSSPSPASLFDHDSSFQGFFPTSSPTRATATPPHPTAPSKQTKKRPRASRRPPTTVLTTDTSNFRAMVQEFTGFPAPPFAAGPSPFVRPRLLGGASAYGPPFLVRPCPLKYPQQNPALLSSIGTGTTTGGGANSLMHALALLARSNAMPSTPADVTARGSGAADQYGGHHGHGMGDFNYNPFDDFETETAAAAAEGDKAANGDHAGFFSSLGGAGDKYDRH